The following are from one region of the Bacillota bacterium genome:
- a CDS encoding gas vesicle protein GvpR gives MEPEDSLREETRVKEAMHIGKGLAAVGDFFARIFGDPGRIICFTKADNGWRAQVEVVEEGEYMRRYGRYDLLGVYEVDLSEGFDVTGYRRIGFRERTEAFNKAQEADM, from the coding sequence ATGGAGCCCGAAGACAGCCTGAGGGAGGAGACCAGAGTGAAGGAAGCAATGCACATCGGAAAAGGTCTGGCAGCGGTAGGGGACTTCTTTGCGAGGATCTTTGGAGACCCGGGGAGAATAATCTGCTTTACGAAAGCTGACAATGGGTGGCGTGCTCAGGTTGAAGTGGTAGAGGAAGGGGAATACATGCGCAGATACGGGCGTTACGATCTCCTCGGAGTCTATGAGGTCGACTTGAGCGAGGGGTTCGATGTGACAGGGTATAGACGGATCGGGTTTAGGGAGAGAACGGAGGCGTTTAATAAGGCCCAAGAAGCTGACATGTAA
- the pheA gene encoding prephenate dehydratase, with protein MERIVAFQGERGAYSEEALVQFFSDVRLGEASVLPCRTLPDVFEAINEGRATDGLIPIENSLAGSINESYDLLLKNDLKIYGEVMLPVNHCLLALGGERIEDIKRVYSHPQALAQCDVFLQKLAVETVAVYDTAGSARMVKEGRMRGAAAIASRRASDIYGLAVLAEGIQTQRDNFTRFYAIGRQEGTRGERNKTVLVFATEHRPGALYWCLGAFAYRQINMTKLESRPSRGRPWEYIFYLDVETHISDQVCQDAIAELKTKTIFTRVLGSFPAA; from the coding sequence ATGGAGCGAATTGTAGCCTTTCAGGGCGAGAGGGGTGCTTATAGCGAGGAGGCGCTTGTCCAGTTCTTCAGCGATGTCAGGTTAGGCGAGGCTAGCGTCTTACCGTGTCGGACCCTGCCCGATGTTTTTGAGGCAATCAACGAAGGCAGGGCCACAGATGGCCTCATCCCTATTGAGAACTCCCTGGCCGGGAGCATAAATGAGAGCTATGATCTCCTGTTGAAGAACGATCTCAAAATCTACGGTGAGGTCATGTTGCCTGTAAACCACTGCCTGCTCGCCCTTGGGGGCGAGAGAATAGAAGACATAAAGAGGGTTTATTCGCATCCCCAGGCCCTGGCGCAATGCGATGTTTTCCTGCAAAAGCTCGCCGTCGAGACGGTCGCGGTTTATGATACGGCTGGCAGCGCCCGGATGGTAAAGGAAGGGCGGATGCGCGGCGCGGCGGCTATAGCGAGCAGGCGAGCCTCGGATATCTATGGGCTTGCGGTCCTGGCCGAGGGCATCCAGACGCAGAGGGATAATTTCACAAGGTTTTATGCGATTGGGAGGCAGGAGGGGACCCGGGGCGAGAGGAACAAGACCGTCCTCGTTTTTGCCACGGAACACAGGCCTGGAGCTTTATACTGGTGCCTGGGTGCCTTCGCGTATCGCCAGATAAACATGACCAAGCTGGAGTCCCGCCCGAGCCGGGGGCGGCCGTGGGAGTACATATTCTATCTCGACGTGGAAACCCACATCTCCGACCAGGTGTGCCAGGACGCCATTGCCGAGCTCAAGACGAAGACGATCTTCACGCGGGTGCTCGGCTCATTTCCCGCCGCCTAG
- a CDS encoding AAA family ATPase: protein MKLSSITLDRFGQFENKNISFDDHFNVLLGDNEVGKSTVVDALLMTLYGVRRDDNLWKRYKPLDNDAYEATLYLETSDGRTYRIHRDFLNTRNVVVSLLDNSAWVNIKDQTPIFDDIGIGDMNLCRSTLVVTGSDVVLGSKDRRSISTALNMKITSGTGEATGRAALSVLNEARKALAKSIQDATGDRDRLAQLQTEIEDAEQRALALKARCEQARLQYATRKARLEVLEPLIAAHDEYLLAKRDYEQKVQRQAELVGLHRETEKIESDIRRVDSALKEYGERAQVLTNENSDALVELASKISTICERVAKLESERAVHSRLVENLEREVATLRSSLASFDGDILTPERLADLKLLQKTLESTSREVENRKAALLDCERRSAHIPALWPTFMILVASSIVAALFWPAGVLGVMIGLMLILARGIKIRRARALRSSFEHALNDALARLRDIEERFYGLSQKRSLEGFEREYESYVKAGRELERLEQQLNRARERLADFATADDVKEIKRLEATMAAILEAAGCRSTEEFQRAVEDYARLCREKRELEAVRAGLLKGKTFAQVKQELDAVTADVITAQQRMERASRLIGNLEPELILSYRRELEGINLAALAKDIELADEMYNQHRELTMKTDPLDIKAELAEVEGKLRDLGARHAGVILAIETLTGAIAEVQRNIVPAIEARTGEILERLTGGRHRRVELELDASDLEIHIVQRDAGQPRLNADLHLSSGTRDQLYFGIRIALAEVLTAGREFPVILDDPFITFDDARFREAMNFLGELARAHQVIYVTKDKDLPARVNLPGLHATVTALY, encoded by the coding sequence ATGAAGTTGTCATCAATCACGCTCGACAGGTTCGGCCAATTCGAGAACAAGAACATAAGCTTCGATGATCACTTCAATGTGCTTCTCGGCGACAATGAGGTGGGTAAATCCACGGTGGTCGACGCCCTTCTCATGACCCTCTACGGGGTGCGAAGGGATGATAATCTCTGGAAACGATACAAACCCCTTGACAACGACGCCTATGAGGCGACGCTTTACCTTGAAACCTCGGACGGGAGGACTTACAGGATTCACAGGGATTTCTTGAATACGCGGAATGTCGTGGTATCCCTCCTCGACAACAGCGCATGGGTGAACATCAAGGACCAGACCCCGATTTTCGACGACATCGGGATAGGGGATATGAATCTCTGCCGGAGCACCCTCGTGGTAACCGGGAGCGATGTCGTACTCGGTTCGAAAGATCGCAGGAGCATAAGCACAGCCCTGAACATGAAGATAACCTCCGGCACCGGGGAGGCAACGGGCCGGGCCGCCTTGAGCGTGTTGAACGAAGCGAGGAAAGCCCTGGCGAAATCCATTCAGGATGCTACGGGCGACCGAGATAGGCTCGCTCAACTGCAGACCGAGATCGAGGACGCGGAGCAACGGGCGCTCGCGCTCAAGGCCCGGTGCGAGCAGGCGAGGCTCCAGTATGCCACCAGAAAGGCGCGGCTCGAGGTGCTCGAGCCCCTCATAGCGGCCCACGATGAATACCTTCTCGCAAAACGAGATTACGAGCAGAAAGTGCAGAGACAAGCCGAGCTTGTGGGGTTACACCGCGAGACCGAAAAGATAGAATCTGATATTCGAAGGGTCGATTCCGCCCTCAAGGAATATGGCGAGAGGGCGCAGGTGCTTACAAACGAGAATAGCGATGCCCTCGTTGAGCTGGCCAGCAAAATATCAACGATATGCGAACGGGTGGCGAAGCTGGAGAGCGAGCGAGCGGTTCACTCAAGGCTCGTTGAAAACCTGGAGCGTGAGGTTGCCACATTACGGTCATCCCTGGCCTCATTTGATGGGGATATCCTCACACCCGAGCGCCTCGCCGACTTGAAGCTCCTGCAAAAGACCCTTGAATCCACGTCGCGCGAGGTCGAAAACAGGAAGGCCGCCCTCCTTGACTGCGAGAGACGCAGCGCGCATATCCCGGCTCTCTGGCCGACCTTCATGATCTTGGTGGCTTCCAGCATTGTGGCGGCATTGTTCTGGCCTGCCGGCGTCCTCGGGGTCATGATCGGCCTCATGCTTATCCTGGCTCGGGGCATAAAGATCAGGCGAGCCCGGGCCCTGCGATCCAGTTTTGAACATGCATTAAATGATGCGCTCGCGCGGCTCCGGGATATCGAGGAGAGGTTCTACGGGTTGAGCCAGAAACGAAGCCTTGAGGGTTTTGAGCGGGAATACGAATCCTACGTCAAGGCCGGGAGAGAGCTCGAACGCCTCGAGCAGCAGCTCAACCGGGCCAGGGAGCGCCTTGCTGACTTCGCCACAGCAGATGATGTAAAGGAGATAAAGAGGCTCGAAGCAACCATGGCGGCCATCCTCGAGGCCGCAGGATGCCGGTCGACCGAGGAATTCCAGAGGGCCGTGGAGGACTATGCCAGGCTGTGCAGGGAAAAGCGAGAACTCGAGGCCGTGCGTGCGGGTTTGCTCAAGGGTAAGACGTTTGCCCAGGTCAAGCAGGAGCTGGACGCTGTCACGGCCGATGTTATAACCGCTCAGCAGCGGATGGAGCGCGCATCAAGGTTGATCGGCAACCTCGAACCCGAGCTCATACTATCCTACCGGAGGGAGCTCGAAGGCATAAACCTCGCAGCGCTGGCCAAGGATATCGAACTCGCTGATGAGATGTATAACCAGCACCGCGAGCTGACCATGAAGACGGACCCCCTGGATATCAAGGCCGAGCTTGCGGAGGTCGAGGGTAAACTGCGCGATCTCGGGGCGAGGCACGCAGGGGTCATCCTCGCCATTGAGACCCTGACGGGGGCGATAGCCGAGGTCCAGCGCAACATTGTCCCGGCGATCGAGGCCCGCACGGGGGAGATACTGGAGCGCCTGACGGGCGGTCGCCATAGGCGCGTCGAGCTAGAGCTCGATGCATCGGACCTGGAGATTCATATCGTCCAGCGAGACGCGGGGCAGCCTAGACTCAACGCCGACCTGCACCTGAGCAGCGGCACGAGGGACCAGCTGTATTTCGGGATCAGAATAGCCCTGGCAGAGGTGCTCACGGCAGGCCGCGAATTCCCAGTAATCCTGGATGACCCCTTCATAACCTTTGATGACGCTCGCTTCCGAGAAGCCATGAACTTCCTGGGAGAGCTCGCCCGCGCCCACCAGGTCATCTATGTTACTAAGGATAAGGACCTCCCGGCGCGGGTCAACCTGCCGGGGCTGCATGCCACGGTGACGGCGCTTTATTAA
- a CDS encoding DNA repair exonuclease — MEIRLLHTADIHLDNPLSGLGKTGNSRRKEIARAFERVISIAIEKGVTAILLAGDLYHDPVARSAPWVKSLFRKLERHGIQVLAIPGNHDDLPACKAYKEEFPPNVYIFNGEELAPYTRIEGLNVYGIVSADKHRRVLKDFRKTDSPGFHIALVHAQYRFTDEIAEDYCPVDPEDVERSGLDYIALGHFHSFMDCSRGKTRAFYPGSPARLDFSDTADRVVLLITLNDEDPGTSWPEAAAPGSEACGAAGARSISVEQVPLEDRQYITIEGDINDPDHIHHQVASIGDEAACIRVRLSGITSDPSIAGSIMDDLVEKYSDKFFYFHVEDRTEVVIDGLEDDLTIRGRFLHRMRERARDVRDEEDALRVRYALSYGLAALRGAKLK, encoded by the coding sequence TTGGAAATTCGCCTCCTGCACACTGCCGACATCCACCTGGATAACCCGCTCTCGGGTCTCGGTAAGACCGGGAACTCAAGGCGCAAGGAGATAGCCCGCGCCTTCGAGCGGGTGATCTCCATCGCCATCGAGAAAGGCGTCACGGCCATCTTGCTGGCGGGCGACCTCTACCACGACCCGGTTGCACGTTCAGCTCCCTGGGTGAAGTCACTTTTCAGGAAGTTAGAGCGTCACGGCATCCAGGTCCTGGCCATCCCCGGGAACCACGATGATCTCCCCGCCTGCAAGGCTTACAAGGAGGAGTTCCCACCCAACGTCTACATCTTTAATGGGGAGGAGCTTGCGCCCTACACCCGTATCGAGGGGTTGAACGTCTATGGAATCGTCTCCGCGGATAAACACCGGAGAGTGCTGAAGGATTTCCGTAAAACCGATTCGCCGGGCTTTCACATCGCCCTTGTTCATGCCCAGTACCGGTTCACGGACGAGATCGCCGAGGATTATTGTCCTGTGGACCCGGAGGACGTGGAGCGGAGCGGGCTCGATTATATAGCCCTCGGGCACTTTCACAGCTTTATGGATTGCTCGCGCGGCAAGACCAGGGCCTTTTATCCGGGTTCCCCGGCCCGGCTCGATTTCTCAGACACGGCGGATAGGGTCGTCCTCCTCATAACCTTGAACGACGAGGACCCAGGCACCAGTTGGCCCGAAGCCGCGGCGCCCGGGAGTGAGGCGTGTGGCGCAGCCGGGGCGCGGTCCATTTCAGTGGAGCAGGTGCCGCTGGAGGACCGGCAGTATATCACCATCGAGGGGGATATAAACGACCCGGATCATATTCACCATCAGGTAGCATCCATTGGGGATGAGGCCGCCTGCATCAGGGTGAGGCTATCGGGGATAACCAGCGACCCCTCTATAGCCGGTTCCATAATGGACGACCTGGTCGAGAAGTACTCCGACAAATTCTTCTATTTTCATGTCGAGGATAGGACCGAAGTGGTAATAGACGGCCTGGAGGATGACCTCACAATACGCGGCAGGTTCCTGCATAGGATGCGAGAGCGGGCCCGGGACGTCCGAGACGAGGAAGATGCGTTACGAGTCCGCTATGCGCTTTCATATGGGCTCGCCGCCCTGAGGGGTGCAAAATTAAAATGA
- the aroH gene encoding chorismate mutase — translation MRGVRGATTVDRDDPEEILSRTAELLCEIQRVNGILPGDIAGIIFTMTPDLTKAFPAAAARRLGWNLVPLIDAVEPVISGAPGRCIRALLLWNTDKTQNEIKHVYLRGASGLRPDLGQCEPGD, via the coding sequence ATGAGGGGAGTTAGAGGGGCTACTACGGTTGACAGGGATGATCCTGAGGAGATATTATCCAGGACTGCTGAGCTTCTTTGCGAAATCCAGCGGGTTAACGGCATCCTGCCGGGTGATATCGCCGGTATTATATTCACGATGACCCCGGACCTCACGAAGGCATTCCCGGCTGCCGCCGCCCGGAGACTGGGGTGGAACCTCGTGCCCCTGATCGATGCGGTAGAGCCGGTGATTTCAGGCGCACCGGGGCGTTGTATCCGCGCGCTCCTGCTCTGGAACACTGACAAGACCCAGAATGAGATAAAACATGTTTACTTGCGGGGTGCGTCGGGCCTCAGGCCTGACCTCGGACAGTGCGAGCCGGGGGATTAA
- the aroF gene encoding 3-deoxy-7-phosphoheptulonate synthase: MLPGAAQHEVEGVVARIEAAGLKVHVSRGEERTIIGAVGDVRRLEPETLQVLPGVERVVRILHPFKLASREWHPEPTTVRVGDVEVGGDGLVVIAGPCSVEGEEMLAEAARAVKAHGACILRGGAFKPRTSPYSFQGLGVEGLRMLARVGRNLNMPVATEVLSEEHVGVVAELADCLQIGARNMQNFALLQEVGRTGKPVILKRGLMSSIDEWLQAAEYILSEGNHKVILCERGIRTFETYTRNTLDLSAVPLVKKLSHLPVIVDPSHATGRADLVGAMARAAVAAGADGILVEVHPDPPRALSDGQQSLRPDEFGRLMGELKMIAGAMGRMLVGVAGRDNARNNEGSGNASYCT, encoded by the coding sequence ATGTTGCCTGGAGCTGCACAACATGAAGTGGAGGGCGTAGTCGCCCGGATTGAGGCCGCAGGCCTGAAGGTGCATGTTTCACGGGGCGAAGAACGCACTATAATCGGCGCGGTGGGCGATGTCCGGCGCCTCGAGCCCGAGACGTTGCAGGTGCTCCCTGGTGTTGAACGCGTCGTGCGCATCCTCCACCCATTCAAGCTGGCGAGCCGCGAGTGGCATCCTGAGCCGACAACCGTCAGGGTCGGGGATGTTGAGGTCGGGGGCGATGGGCTGGTCGTCATTGCCGGGCCGTGCTCGGTCGAGGGGGAGGAGATGCTTGCCGAGGCGGCAAGGGCCGTCAAGGCGCACGGGGCTTGTATCCTTCGCGGTGGAGCGTTCAAGCCGCGGACCTCGCCATACAGTTTCCAGGGCCTCGGGGTTGAGGGGCTGCGAATGCTCGCCAGGGTGGGTAGGAACCTGAATATGCCCGTAGCGACGGAGGTCCTGAGCGAGGAGCATGTGGGCGTCGTTGCGGAGCTTGCCGATTGTCTCCAGATCGGGGCGCGCAATATGCAAAACTTTGCCCTGCTGCAGGAGGTCGGCCGCACGGGCAAGCCCGTGATCCTCAAGAGGGGCCTCATGTCATCGATAGACGAATGGCTGCAGGCGGCCGAGTATATCCTCTCGGAAGGGAACCACAAAGTCATCCTTTGCGAGAGGGGCATCAGGACATTCGAGACCTATACCAGGAACACACTGGATTTGAGCGCGGTGCCGCTTGTGAAGAAGCTGAGTCACCTGCCGGTCATCGTCGACCCCAGCCACGCCACAGGGCGCGCGGATCTCGTCGGCGCAATGGCCCGGGCCGCCGTCGCCGCCGGGGCTGATGGGATCCTGGTCGAGGTGCATCCCGACCCGCCAAGGGCCCTCTCAGATGGGCAGCAGTCGTTGCGGCCCGATGAATTCGGGCGGCTCATGGGCGAGCTCAAGATGATAGCCGGTGCCATGGGACGGATGCTGGTTGGCGTGGCCGGAAGAGATAATGCGAGAAATAATGAGGGGTCTGGAAATGCCTCTTACTGCACCTGA
- a CDS encoding prephenate dehydrogenase/arogenate dehydrogenase family protein, translating into MPLTAPDLATPDNSSDDAPREPQHHRETDGGELRRGDIWADSVLAIIGLGLIGASIALAIRARQSVKEIVGFDRSNDIMTCAVRSGTIDRSSGCAAEAASRADLVIIAVPVSGVPAVAREIAGALRDDAIVTDVGSAKAGIVEAIEAVLPRQGPGFINYIGGHPMAGSEKAGLSAANPDLFAGAPYVLTPTGQTSPRALEAGYSLARAVGAVPVELDAARHDEVVAYISHLPYIIAVALTETAMKRGMDDRMIAELASSGFRDTTRVASSCPGMSADFCLANRDALLAAMRRFRDCLDDLARDIAGESPALVEQLGKVKDFRDELARLKGWDSRP; encoded by the coding sequence ATGCCTCTTACTGCACCTGATCTTGCTACACCTGACAATAGTAGTGATGACGCGCCCCGCGAGCCCCAGCACCATAGGGAGACGGATGGCGGGGAGCTCAGGCGCGGGGACATATGGGCAGACAGCGTGCTCGCCATTATAGGCTTGGGCTTGATAGGGGCGTCGATTGCCCTTGCCATCAGGGCGAGGCAAAGTGTGAAGGAGATCGTGGGCTTTGATCGTTCAAATGATATAATGACGTGCGCGGTCCGCTCCGGCACTATCGACAGAAGCAGCGGGTGCGCGGCTGAAGCTGCGTCAAGGGCCGATCTTGTGATCATAGCAGTGCCTGTCAGCGGCGTGCCTGCCGTAGCCCGGGAAATTGCGGGCGCCTTGAGGGACGATGCCATCGTAACCGATGTGGGAAGCGCCAAGGCCGGGATTGTGGAGGCGATTGAGGCCGTCCTCCCGCGGCAGGGGCCTGGTTTTATAAACTACATAGGGGGGCACCCGATGGCTGGATCTGAGAAGGCCGGCCTCTCCGCGGCAAACCCCGACCTCTTCGCCGGGGCTCCCTATGTGCTTACGCCAACAGGGCAGACGAGCCCCCGGGCCCTCGAGGCGGGTTACAGCCTCGCCCGGGCAGTCGGCGCCGTACCGGTCGAGCTGGATGCTGCGCGACACGATGAGGTCGTAGCCTACATTAGCCACCTGCCGTATATTATCGCCGTGGCGCTCACTGAAACCGCCATGAAGCGGGGCATGGACGACCGTATGATCGCGGAGCTCGCCTCGAGCGGCTTTCGCGATACCACGCGGGTTGCATCATCATGCCCGGGCATGAGCGCTGATTTTTGCCTCGCAAACAGGGATGCCCTTCTTGCGGCGATGAGGCGTTTCCGTGATTGCCTGGATGATCTCGCTCGCGATATCGCCGGGGAGAGCCCGGCGCTTGTAGAGCAGCTCGGGAAGGTCAAGGATTTCAGGGACGAGCTTGCCAGGCTCAAAGGGTGGGATTCACGTCCGTGA
- the aroA gene encoding 3-phosphoshikimate 1-carboxyvinyltransferase, whose amino-acid sequence MEVGSAGRPLRGEIWLPGDKSISHRAAILAAIARGQSIIRNYAPGADCQSTLSCLRALGVAIDQVSDGTFAITGCGLDGFKEPEDVLDCGNSGTTMRLLAGILAGQGFSSILTGDSSLRKRPMARVVDPLRHMGASIVGRQGGRFAPLAIRGGSLIGMSHTIPVASAQVKSALLLAGLWASGETWVEEPGLSRDHTERLLEAFGGEVLRSEGDEGDNEGDNAGRIRASCDTNMVGVRGGMVLSGREFIVPGDISSAAFFIVGACLVPGSHLVLRDVGINPTRTGILDVLQDMGAEISVMPRSGSGAPGAGVIDQPELELKPEPEPGAGPAAGSYEPAGDIEVRYSGLCATEIRGDIMPRLIDEIPIIAVAATQAEGTTIIRDAAELRVKESDRLKGLAAGLRAMGANVEELPDGLVIPGPARLRGARVQSLGDHRLAMAFSIAGLIADGITTVEDAACVSISFPGFYDILRDLQPQAGSARGDRGEG is encoded by the coding sequence ATGGAAGTAGGTTCCGCAGGAAGGCCCCTGAGAGGGGAGATATGGCTGCCGGGCGATAAGTCGATTTCCCACAGGGCGGCCATTTTAGCCGCCATAGCCCGGGGCCAGAGTATCATAAGGAATTACGCGCCTGGCGCAGATTGCCAGAGCACGCTCTCATGCCTCAGGGCCCTTGGTGTAGCGATAGACCAGGTCTCGGACGGGACATTCGCCATTACCGGCTGTGGCCTTGACGGCTTCAAGGAGCCGGAGGATGTATTGGATTGTGGAAACTCTGGGACGACGATGCGGCTTCTAGCAGGCATCCTAGCTGGCCAGGGCTTTTCCAGCATCCTCACAGGGGATTCCTCGCTAAGGAAGAGACCTATGGCGCGCGTGGTTGACCCCCTGCGGCATATGGGGGCCAGTATCGTGGGACGTCAGGGCGGGAGGTTCGCCCCGCTTGCTATACGGGGCGGGAGCCTGATTGGAATGAGCCACACTATACCCGTCGCGAGCGCTCAGGTGAAGTCAGCCTTGTTGCTTGCGGGCCTCTGGGCCAGCGGGGAAACATGGGTTGAAGAACCGGGCCTGTCGCGCGATCACACGGAGCGGCTTCTCGAGGCCTTCGGTGGAGAGGTCTTGAGGAGCGAAGGGGATGAAGGGGATAATGAGGGGGATAATGCAGGGCGCATCCGGGCGTCATGCGACACCAACATGGTGGGAGTCCGCGGGGGGATGGTCCTTTCGGGCAGGGAGTTCATTGTGCCGGGTGACATCTCGTCGGCTGCCTTTTTCATTGTCGGCGCGTGCCTCGTGCCCGGGTCGCACCTGGTGTTGAGGGACGTGGGTATAAATCCGACTCGCACCGGCATCCTGGACGTCCTGCAGGACATGGGGGCGGAGATTTCGGTTATGCCCAGGTCCGGATCCGGCGCGCCGGGGGCCGGGGTGATCGACCAGCCTGAGCTTGAGCTCAAGCCAGAGCCTGAGCCTGGGGCTGGGCCCGCGGCCGGGAGTTATGAGCCAGCAGGCGATATCGAGGTGCGTTATTCGGGGCTTTGCGCCACAGAGATCCGCGGCGACATCATGCCGAGGCTCATCGATGAGATTCCGATTATAGCGGTTGCTGCAACGCAGGCTGAAGGGACTACAATCATAAGGGATGCTGCCGAGTTGCGCGTGAAGGAGAGCGATCGCCTCAAGGGGCTTGCCGCTGGTCTAAGAGCCATGGGGGCGAATGTCGAGGAACTACCGGACGGCCTTGTTATCCCAGGGCCGGCAAGGCTCAGGGGCGCAAGAGTCCAGAGCCTTGGCGACCACCGACTGGCCATGGCATTCTCGATTGCGGGTCTCATAGCGGACGGCATCACGACGGTGGAGGATGCTGCGTGTGTTAGCATATCCTTCCCTGGCTTTTATGATATCCTGAGAGACCTCCAACCCCAGGCCGGCTCGGCGCGGGGCGATCGTGGTGAAGGATAG
- a CDS encoding shikimate dehydrogenase → MPGISAGTKGVAVIGHPIGHSLSPIMHNAAFKHLKLDICYLAFDVAPGDLGDAVRGLKSLGFLGANVTIPHKVEVARYMGELTGEALAIGAVNTIVIRPDGVMAGHNTDAAGFLRALKSDADFDARGKRAVVFGAGGAARACVYALAGGGAREIVILNRTPDRAEELAGDMKRRFSGESGGGTVFRTGDLSSLPGGPFAEAVAGADLLVNTTSLGMWPESDALSPLPESVPLASTTVVCDLVYRPVATRFIKFAQSKGARVVSGLSVLLHQGALSFRMWTGVDAPLNVMREALLSAVIA, encoded by the coding sequence ATGCCCGGGATAAGCGCAGGCACAAAAGGCGTTGCAGTTATAGGCCACCCAATAGGCCACAGCCTGTCCCCTATCATGCACAATGCGGCTTTTAAACACCTGAAGCTCGACATCTGTTACCTCGCCTTCGATGTCGCGCCCGGCGATCTGGGTGATGCAGTGAGAGGGCTCAAATCCCTCGGCTTCCTCGGCGCGAATGTCACCATCCCACACAAGGTTGAGGTGGCCAGGTACATGGGTGAATTAACGGGCGAGGCTCTGGCCATCGGAGCGGTTAACACGATTGTTATAAGGCCTGACGGGGTGATGGCCGGCCATAATACGGATGCTGCGGGATTCCTCAGGGCCTTGAAGTCAGATGCGGACTTCGACGCCAGGGGCAAGAGGGCTGTCGTATTCGGGGCCGGGGGAGCCGCCCGGGCTTGCGTTTATGCGCTGGCCGGGGGCGGTGCCAGGGAGATCGTGATACTCAACCGCACTCCGGACCGTGCCGAGGAGCTCGCCGGGGATATGAAACGGCGTTTTTCGGGTGAATCTGGAGGGGGGACTGTATTTAGGACAGGCGACCTGTCCAGCCTGCCAGGCGGCCCCTTTGCCGAAGCCGTTGCGGGCGCGGACTTGCTCGTGAATACCACCTCGCTGGGCATGTGGCCCGAGAGCGATGCGCTTTCTCCCCTGCCCGAATCAGTGCCACTCGCGAGCACCACGGTGGTATGCGATCTCGTCTACCGCCCCGTTGCAACTCGGTTTATCAAATTTGCGCAGTCGAAGGGGGCGCGTGTGGTCTCGGGGCTTTCTGTGTTGCTTCATCAGGGCGCGCTCTCGTTTCGGATGTGGACGGGGGTGGATGCCCCGTTGAACGTGATGCGTGAGGCGCTGCTGAGCGCCGTTATTGCATAA
- the aroC gene encoding chorismate synthase produces the protein MLRFLTAGESHGPALVAILEGMPAGVGLTEDDLNIDLARRQGGFGRGGRMKIERDQARILSGVRGGVTTGSPIALMISNADDRSGVKEPPLVRPRPGHADLPGWLKYGPGDMRDILERASARETAIRCALGGVAKRLLSGFDIRVVSQVIQIGEVRAREVPSSWVERSELAEGSPVRCPDPDASRAMVAEISRAGEDGDTLGGVFEIAVLGCPPGLGSHVHWDRRLDGRLGGALMAINGIKAVEIGLGIECARLAGSQVHDEISYRPHGGGGGGGGHNLNGDHGGMPRWGYSRRTNNAGGIEGGISNGEPIVLRTAMKPIATLRRPLRSVDIRNKEVALAQHERSDVCAVPAASVVGEAVVALVIADAFLEKFGGDNIADIMGAYRAYLERISRS, from the coding sequence ATGCTCAGGTTTCTCACGGCCGGCGAATCCCATGGGCCCGCGCTCGTCGCAATCCTGGAGGGGATGCCGGCCGGCGTTGGGCTTACGGAGGATGATTTGAATATCGACCTGGCGCGCCGCCAGGGCGGCTTCGGGCGCGGTGGCCGCATGAAGATCGAGAGGGACCAGGCGAGAATCCTCTCGGGGGTAAGGGGAGGGGTAACCACTGGTAGTCCGATAGCGCTGATGATCTCCAACGCGGACGATCGCTCGGGGGTGAAGGAGCCTCCCCTTGTGAGGCCACGGCCCGGACACGCGGACCTGCCAGGGTGGCTCAAGTACGGCCCGGGCGATATGAGGGATATCCTGGAGCGCGCGAGCGCCCGCGAAACCGCCATACGATGCGCCCTGGGGGGTGTTGCCAAGAGACTCCTGTCGGGATTTGATATACGCGTGGTGAGCCAGGTCATCCAGATCGGTGAGGTCCGGGCGCGGGAGGTTCCTTCCTCCTGGGTCGAAAGGTCCGAGCTCGCAGAAGGGTCGCCGGTGAGGTGCCCGGACCCGGATGCATCCAGGGCCATGGTGGCTGAGATCTCCCGGGCTGGGGAGGATGGCGATACCCTTGGTGGCGTCTTCGAGATTGCCGTTCTTGGGTGCCCGCCTGGCCTCGGGAGCCATGTGCACTGGGACCGCAGGCTCGACGGGCGACTTGGCGGGGCGCTCATGGCGATAAACGGGATCAAGGCTGTAGAGATCGGGCTCGGTATTGAATGCGCGAGGCTTGCCGGGTCGCAGGTGCATGATGAGATCTCTTACCGCCCGCATGGCGGTGGCGGTGGTGGAGGCGGCCACAATCTCAATGGAGATCACGGCGGCATGCCGCGCTGGGGCTATTCTCGCAGGACAAACAATGCGGGTGGGATCGAGGGCGGCATTTCCAATGGTGAGCCGATCGTGCTCCGGACGGCGATGAAGCCCATTGCGACATTGCGCCGCCCGCTCAGATCAGTGGATATAAGAAACAAGGAGGTCGCCTTAGCGCAGCACGAACGATCGGATGTTTGCGCGGTGCCGGCCGCATCGGTGGTCGGCGAGGCCGTTGTGGCCCTTGTAATCGCCGATGCGTTCCTGGAGAAGTTCGGCGGGGATAACATCGCTGATATCATGGGCGCGTACCGGGCCTATCTAGAGCGCATCTCGCGCTCCTGA